In Halobaculum magnesiiphilum, the following proteins share a genomic window:
- the hisD gene encoding histidinol dehydrogenase, with protein MEPRQVADLSPDERRAFFERDAGVDAVRGDVRDIVERVRDEGDAAVREFSREFDGAEVANIDITDEAERAVDAVDDEVLAAIRESIANVREFHEAQLPEDWTREFEDGRMLGKRFRPLDRVGVYVPGGTAAYPSSAIMGVVPAKVAGVEHVAVVTPPAEDINPATLAAIHEAGADAVYSVGGAQGVAALAYGTETVTRVRKVVGPGNKWVTAAKAEVRGDVEIDFLAGPSEVLVLADDTADPAAVASDLIAQAEHDPNASVVTVTDSAGLAEAVCEEIEARAPERERAETIRAALDNDASGVLVARSMPEAVLFAEEYAAEHLSIQAEDDEALLDRISNVGSAFLGRFTPVAAGDYASGTNHVLPTNGGAKAFGGLSTDTFLRSSTVQRLSADGLRDLSGTVTTLAEAEGLEAHAESVRVRFEDAGDE; from the coding sequence ATGGAGCCGAGACAGGTCGCCGACCTCTCGCCGGACGAGCGGCGGGCGTTCTTCGAGCGCGACGCCGGCGTCGACGCGGTTCGGGGCGACGTACGCGACATCGTCGAGCGCGTTCGCGACGAGGGCGACGCCGCGGTCCGGGAGTTCTCCCGGGAGTTCGACGGCGCCGAGGTGGCGAACATCGACATCACCGACGAGGCCGAGCGCGCCGTCGACGCCGTCGACGACGAGGTGCTCGCGGCGATCCGCGAGTCGATCGCGAACGTCCGCGAGTTCCACGAGGCACAGCTCCCCGAGGACTGGACTCGCGAGTTCGAGGACGGCCGGATGCTCGGGAAGCGCTTCCGTCCCCTCGACCGCGTGGGCGTGTACGTCCCCGGCGGCACCGCGGCGTACCCCTCGTCGGCGATCATGGGCGTCGTCCCCGCGAAGGTCGCGGGCGTCGAGCACGTCGCCGTCGTGACGCCGCCCGCCGAGGACATCAACCCCGCGACGCTGGCGGCGATCCACGAGGCCGGCGCCGACGCCGTCTACTCCGTCGGGGGCGCACAGGGCGTCGCCGCGCTCGCGTACGGCACCGAGACCGTGACGCGCGTCCGGAAGGTCGTCGGGCCGGGTAACAAGTGGGTGACCGCCGCCAAGGCGGAGGTCCGCGGCGACGTGGAGATCGACTTCCTCGCGGGTCCCTCGGAGGTGCTGGTGCTCGCTGACGACACCGCCGACCCGGCGGCCGTCGCGAGCGACCTGATCGCGCAGGCGGAACACGACCCGAACGCCTCCGTCGTGACGGTGACGGACTCGGCCGGCCTCGCGGAAGCGGTCTGTGAGGAGATCGAGGCGCGCGCGCCCGAGCGGGAGCGGGCCGAGACGATCCGGGCGGCCCTCGACAACGACGCCTCGGGCGTGCTCGTCGCGCGCTCGATGCCCGAGGCGGTGCTGTTCGCCGAGGAGTACGCCGCCGAGCACCTCTCGATCCAGGCCGAGGACGACGAGGCGCTGCTCGACCGGATCTCGAACGTCGGCTCGGCGTTCCTCGGCCGGTTCACCCCGGTCGCCGCCGGCGACTACGCCTCCGGGACGAACCACGTGCTCCCGACGAACGGCGGCGCGAAGGCGTTCGGCGGGCTCTCGACGGACACGTTCCTCCGGTCGTCGACCGTCCAGCGGCTCTCGGCGGACGGCCTGCGCGACCTCTCTGGGACGGTGACGACGCTCGCGGAGGCCGAGGGGCTGGAGGCGCACGCCGAGAGCGTGCGTGTCCGGTTCGAGGACGCCGGCGACGAGTGA
- a CDS encoding NUDIX hydrolase, whose translation MSDDPAANAAGAGAGRDDPADGHPDGRPARDPRREHDDLIVNRVESTRPPGELRRLRADNEAIREGWVAAGVVLDPADRVLVVDLADRGWALPGGTALPDEPLAATVEREVREESGVVADAVRPHAVHDETIAAADGSVPETPFRVVHFELRARKPAVADDLAALGDDDETVRAVEWRERLPEEIYGGDWTKRVYERIVG comes from the coding sequence ATGAGCGACGACCCCGCCGCGAACGCCGCGGGCGCCGGCGCCGGACGTGACGACCCCGCGGACGGTCACCCGGACGGCAGACCCGCACGCGACCCGCGCCGGGAGCACGACGACCTGATCGTGAACCGGGTCGAGTCGACGCGCCCGCCCGGAGAACTTCGTCGCCTCCGCGCCGACAACGAGGCGATCCGCGAGGGCTGGGTCGCCGCCGGCGTCGTGTTGGACCCCGCCGATCGCGTGCTCGTCGTCGACCTCGCCGACCGCGGCTGGGCGCTTCCCGGCGGCACGGCGCTGCCCGACGAGCCGCTGGCGGCGACGGTCGAGCGCGAGGTCCGCGAGGAGTCCGGCGTCGTCGCCGACGCGGTGCGGCCGCACGCGGTCCACGACGAGACGATCGCGGCCGCCGACGGGTCGGTCCCGGAGACGCCGTTTCGGGTCGTTCACTTCGAACTCCGCGCGAGAAAGCCGGCCGTCGCCGACGACCTCGCGGCGTTGGGCGACGACGACGAGACCGTTCGGGCGGTGGAGTGGCGTGAGAGGCTCCCCGAGGAGATCTACGGCGGCGACTGGACGAAGCGAGTGTACGAGCGGATCGTCGGATAG
- a CDS encoding DUF5816 domain-containing protein produces MNLEVVETAAGELFVDRAGGERGSKAPFFHVYADEAGETRWGYFCGNCETVNNAMDSMGRIECNECGNMRKPDEWDAAHE; encoded by the coding sequence ATGAATCTCGAAGTCGTCGAGACGGCCGCCGGCGAGCTGTTCGTCGACCGCGCGGGCGGCGAGCGCGGGTCGAAAGCGCCGTTCTTCCACGTGTACGCGGACGAGGCGGGCGAGACGAGGTGGGGGTACTTCTGCGGGAACTGCGAGACCGTGAACAACGCGATGGACTCGATGGGCCGCATCGAGTGCAACGAGTGTGGGAACATGCGCAAGCCGGATGAGTGGGACGCCGCGCACGAGTAG
- a CDS encoding KEOPS complex subunit Pcc1 — translation MTGRDRSADDGDSHDDLARTATVETTHADADAAATIAAAISPDNTDDIRTEADGATVTTRVSRGTTGGFLASVDDYLVNLDVADDVVATGRGTDGESTHTNDADGLRDANAADEFRDADDIRDTADTDTHDT, via the coding sequence ATGACCGGTCGCGACCGGTCCGCGGACGACGGCGACTCCCACGACGACCTCGCGCGCACCGCGACCGTCGAGACGACGCACGCCGACGCCGATGCCGCGGCGACGATCGCGGCGGCCATCTCGCCGGACAACACGGACGACATTCGGACGGAGGCGGACGGAGCGACGGTCACGACCCGCGTCTCGCGGGGGACGACCGGCGGCTTCCTCGCCTCGGTGGACGACTACCTCGTGAACCTCGACGTGGCCGACGACGTGGTCGCGACGGGGAGGGGGACGGACGGCGAATCGACCCACACGAACGACGCGGACGGACTCCGCGACGCGAACGCCGCGGACGAGTTCCGCGACGCAGACGACATACGCGACACCGCAGACACAGACACACACGACACATGA
- a CDS encoding mechanosensitive ion channel domain-containing protein, whose translation MLERPIAQSGTGLVREAIERFLTDVADALPSVIAGVVFLLIAGLAMKVFMTVLREALKRTIAGDSPVYRQFIATIVAVFLWFGVGLSFLSIVGLDGIATSLGTAAGFVALGISYATSGMIADAVAGVYLLRDEDFNPGDTVDIGGTVGVVKSIELRKTRLVVDDDTVVRGNAEIEKKWTKIDDAGTDQETPAPAGD comes from the coding sequence ATGCTCGAACGTCCCATCGCTCAGTCGGGGACGGGACTGGTCCGGGAGGCGATCGAACGGTTCCTGACCGACGTCGCCGACGCCCTGCCGAGCGTCATCGCCGGGGTCGTCTTCCTGCTCATCGCCGGGCTCGCGATGAAGGTGTTCATGACGGTCCTTCGGGAGGCACTGAAGCGGACCATCGCCGGCGACTCGCCGGTCTACCGGCAGTTCATCGCCACCATCGTGGCGGTGTTCCTGTGGTTCGGCGTCGGCCTCTCGTTTCTCTCCATCGTCGGCCTCGACGGCATCGCCACCTCGCTGGGCACGGCCGCGGGGTTCGTCGCGCTCGGCATCTCCTACGCCACCTCGGGGATGATCGCCGACGCCGTCGCCGGCGTCTACCTCCTTCGCGACGAGGACTTCAACCCCGGCGACACCGTCGACATCGGCGGCACGGTCGGCGTCGTGAAGTCGATCGAACTCCGCAAGACCCGCCTCGTGGTCGACGACGACACCGTCGTCCGCGGGAACGCCGAGATCGAGAAGAAGTGGACGAAGATCGACGACGCCGGGACGGATCAGGAGACGCCGGCGCCCGCGGGCGATTGA
- a CDS encoding DUF790 family protein, with protein sequence MFGNMGKVREAMEAAKNPAESEQIRALAGAFAAVERDQRAALREHADALGVDPEEVGLAAEPDEEERITELCAAVGARVSGNPWETWTEHVAPDALDADAAEAFAGVGADEWEAERERIIDEWRDNPDLDTSEYTDADVIAADVQSRFGVSVQEFGEYVIGYSPGRVFEELLAGEFEAHTEAIEALSDEVDE encoded by the coding sequence ATGTTCGGGAACATGGGCAAGGTCAGGGAGGCGATGGAGGCCGCGAAGAACCCCGCCGAGTCCGAGCAGATCCGCGCGCTCGCCGGTGCCTTCGCCGCCGTCGAACGCGACCAGCGGGCCGCGCTCCGGGAACACGCCGACGCCCTCGGCGTCGACCCCGAGGAGGTGGGGCTCGCAGCCGAACCCGACGAGGAGGAGCGCATCACCGAACTGTGCGCCGCTGTTGGCGCCCGGGTGTCGGGAAACCCGTGGGAGACGTGGACCGAGCACGTCGCCCCGGACGCGCTCGACGCTGACGCGGCAGAAGCGTTCGCCGGCGTCGGCGCCGACGAGTGGGAGGCCGAGCGCGAGCGCATCATCGACGAGTGGCGCGACAACCCGGATCTCGACACCAGCGAGTACACCGACGCCGACGTGATCGCGGCCGACGTGCAGTCGCGCTTCGGCGTCTCGGTGCAGGAGTTCGGGGAGTACGTGATCGGCTACTCCCCGGGCCGGGTGTTCGAGGAGCTGCTCGCCGGCGAGTTCGAGGCGCACACCGAGGCGATCGAGGCGCTCTCCGACGAGGTGGACGAGTAG
- a CDS encoding 30S ribosomal protein S3ae, whose protein sequence is MSERSVSRQRQGKRWYTVLAPEQFDRAELGDTMAEEPEQVVGRTVETTLGEITGDQGQDNVKLTFKITDVGSDAAYTEFVQHELTRDYLRSMVRRGASKVDLHITVRTTDDYRVRVSPVAFTTKKADRSQEQAIRQIMIDLVEQAAEDRSFSELIDSVVEGRLSSAIYGEAKTVYPLRRVEVQKLSLEARPEEIAAEEEAAVDVDDDDVAVDE, encoded by the coding sequence ATGAGCGAACGATCAGTCTCACGACAACGACAGGGGAAGCGCTGGTACACCGTCCTCGCGCCCGAGCAGTTCGACCGAGCCGAGCTCGGCGACACGATGGCCGAGGAGCCCGAGCAGGTCGTCGGCCGCACGGTCGAGACCACGCTCGGCGAGATCACGGGCGACCAGGGACAGGACAACGTCAAGCTGACGTTCAAGATCACGGACGTCGGCTCGGACGCCGCCTACACGGAGTTCGTCCAGCACGAGCTCACGCGGGATTACCTCCGCTCGATGGTGCGCCGCGGCGCCTCGAAGGTCGACCTGCACATCACCGTGCGCACGACCGACGACTACCGCGTCCGCGTCAGCCCGGTGGCGTTCACGACCAAGAAGGCCGACCGCTCCCAGGAGCAGGCCATCCGCCAGATCATGATCGACCTGGTCGAGCAGGCCGCCGAGGACCGCTCGTTCTCGGAGCTCATCGACTCCGTCGTCGAGGGACGCCTCTCGTCGGCGATCTACGGCGAGGCGAAGACGGTGTACCCGCTTCGCCGCGTCGAGGTCCAGAAGCTCTCGCTGGAGGCGCGTCCCGAGGAGATCGCCGCCGAGGAGGAGGCCGCCGTCGACGTGGACGACGACGACGTCGCCGTCGACGAGTAG
- a CDS encoding recombinase family protein: protein MTVACYTRVSTAKQNLDRQLTSTQQYAEDSLGASLADIEVYRDKSSGTNTARDAYQRLMSDAEAGEIDAVVAHEVSRVARSISDLERTADRLREAGVELHIVSESLVMKPDEEDPYQRALFQMLGVFGELEARIKRQNIREGIAARQDSEEYRHGPAPLGFEKDDGRLVEGANYHRVVTVLEQVAAEEMSQRAAAQELGAGRKTIRRAVNDRAELYGL, encoded by the coding sequence ATGACCGTCGCCTGTTACACCCGCGTTTCCACCGCGAAGCAGAACCTCGATCGCCAACTCACCTCGACCCAGCAGTACGCCGAGGACTCCCTCGGGGCATCGTTAGCTGACATCGAAGTGTACCGCGACAAGTCGAGTGGCACCAACACGGCCCGCGACGCCTACCAGCGGCTCATGTCCGACGCCGAGGCCGGCGAGATCGACGCGGTCGTTGCACACGAGGTCTCCCGCGTCGCCCGTTCGATCTCCGACCTCGAACGGACTGCCGACCGACTCCGCGAGGCTGGCGTCGAGCTGCACATCGTCTCCGAGTCGCTCGTGATGAAGCCCGACGAGGAGGATCCGTACCAGCGCGCGCTCTTTCAGATGCTCGGCGTGTTCGGGGAGCTGGAGGCGCGGATCAAGCGCCAGAATATCCGAGAGGGGATTGCCGCCCGCCAAGACTCCGAGGAGTATCGCCACGGACCGGCGCCGCTTGGGTTCGAGAAGGACGACGGTCGACTCGTCGAGGGTGCCAATTACCACCGCGTCGTGACCGTGTTGGAGCAGGTCGCGGCCGAGGAAATGAGTCAGCGAGCAGCGGCACAAGAACTCGGTGCCGGTCGAAAAACCATCCGACGGGCAGTCAACGACCGAGCGGAACTCTACGGCCTCTGA
- a CDS encoding protein sorting system archaetidylserine synthase (This PssA-like phosphatidyltransferase, along with a PssD-like decarboxylase, is required in Haloarchaea for the archaeosortase ArtA to replace the PGF-CTERM sorting signal with a C-terminal lipid anchor.): MTDRPRFLSRLGLADAVTAGNAALGTLAAVAAAVDPTLAARLVLLAAVADGLDGVLARRYGGTAVGPHLDSLADVASFGVAPALIVAATVTGPYSLDSAPAVYAAGLLVPAAYVALAVIRLAVYTVEDEGAKTTHGVQTTLAATVIAASVLAGLDSPAVVLGLAALSAPLMVTPIRYPDLHPQDALVMGAVQACAILLTGMAGEAFAFALLFLALGYLVLGPHFYWRDVSESAEDPDEEACDPGESTEEPGGSTDDPADPGDAAPGTDDHELGA; encoded by the coding sequence ATGACCGACCGGCCGCGCTTCCTCTCCCGGCTGGGGCTGGCGGACGCCGTGACCGCCGGGAACGCCGCCCTCGGGACGCTCGCCGCCGTCGCCGCGGCGGTCGACCCGACGCTCGCGGCACGGCTGGTCCTCCTGGCGGCCGTCGCCGACGGACTCGACGGCGTGCTCGCGCGTCGCTACGGCGGCACCGCGGTGGGGCCGCACCTCGACTCGCTGGCGGACGTGGCCTCCTTCGGCGTCGCCCCCGCGCTCATCGTCGCCGCGACGGTGACCGGCCCGTACTCACTCGATTCGGCGCCGGCGGTCTACGCCGCCGGGCTGCTCGTTCCCGCCGCGTACGTCGCGCTCGCGGTGATCCGGCTGGCCGTGTACACTGTCGAGGACGAGGGCGCGAAGACGACCCACGGCGTCCAGACGACGCTCGCCGCGACCGTGATCGCGGCGTCGGTGCTGGCTGGGCTTGACTCGCCGGCGGTGGTGCTCGGGCTCGCGGCCCTCTCCGCGCCGCTGATGGTGACGCCGATCCGGTACCCCGACCTCCACCCGCAGGACGCGCTCGTGATGGGCGCCGTGCAGGCGTGTGCGATCCTCCTCACCGGGATGGCCGGGGAGGCGTTCGCGTTCGCGCTGCTGTTCCTCGCGCTCGGCTACCTTGTACTCGGACCGCACTTCTACTGGCGCGACGTGAGCGAGTCGGCCGAGGATCCGGACGAAGAGGCGTGCGATCCGGGGGAATCGACGGAGGAGCCGGGCGGATCCACGGATGATCCGGCCGATCCGGGGGACGCGGCACCCGGAACCGACGATCACGAGTTGGGTGCCTGA
- a CDS encoding cupredoxin domain-containing protein, with amino-acid sequence MDRRRFLATAGAAASLPLAGCAAVLPGSEGDGYDVGMTAEAFRPYEITVSVGETVVWENTSTRAHSITAYEEQIPEDAEYFATGGFDSEAAAREAWDGNDGAISANERFEHTFEVPGDYTYFCIPHEQAGMVGVVRVEE; translated from the coding sequence ATGGACCGACGCCGCTTTCTCGCGACCGCGGGCGCCGCCGCGTCGCTCCCGCTGGCGGGCTGTGCGGCCGTGCTTCCCGGGTCCGAGGGCGACGGCTACGACGTCGGCATGACCGCGGAGGCGTTCCGCCCGTACGAGATCACGGTGTCCGTCGGCGAGACGGTGGTCTGGGAGAACACCTCGACGCGCGCGCACTCGATCACCGCCTACGAGGAACAGATCCCGGAGGACGCCGAGTACTTCGCCACCGGCGGGTTCGACTCCGAGGCGGCCGCGCGCGAGGCCTGGGACGGCAACGATGGGGCGATCTCCGCGAACGAGCGCTTCGAGCACACCTTCGAGGTCCCCGGCGACTACACGTACTTCTGCATCCCGCACGAACAGGCGGGAATGGTCGGCGTCGTCCGCGTCGAGGAGTGA
- a CDS encoding HesB/IscA family protein, whose amino-acid sequence MSTDASGGGEPDVPVTVTPKAAEEAISLMEGEGMDTDVGGLRLFVQQGGCAGLSYGMRFDNEPEEDDRVTEHHGLRVFVDPSSMNYIGGSTLDYESGLQAAGFHVENPNVEAECGCGESFRT is encoded by the coding sequence ATGAGCACTGACGCGTCCGGAGGCGGCGAGCCCGATGTCCCCGTCACGGTGACGCCGAAGGCCGCCGAGGAGGCCATCTCCCTCATGGAGGGTGAGGGGATGGACACCGATGTCGGCGGGCTTCGCCTGTTCGTCCAGCAGGGCGGCTGCGCGGGCCTCTCGTACGGCATGCGCTTCGACAACGAGCCGGAGGAGGACGACCGCGTGACCGAGCACCACGGCCTGCGCGTGTTCGTCGACCCGTCCTCGATGAACTACATCGGCGGCTCGACGCTCGATTACGAGTCCGGCCTGCAGGCGGCGGGCTTCCACGTCGAGAATCCGAACGTCGAGGCCGAGTGCGGCTGCGGCGAGTCGTTCCGGACGTAA
- a CDS encoding S1 family peptidase — protein MERLLRTTTPIRYPTYNRSESHSTGFFFRTNRELYLITARHCLFESDRGGVRFRPEEIAIRLRDKKDHRESRTMRIPLYDESGDRNWIEPYHYDVDIAALPLEISLRETGNTSFGTSRLSKAYEAKNVAVPGDSAIVAGYPVVNAGSYSPILRNALISSALDVDYDKQPYFLIDSQLHEGTSGSPVLVRKTDRNDNIAFHVIGVHSGQHDVSVPGGENLNRVWFLKHLRIRLNDFEPDLTDLF, from the coding sequence ATGGAACGGCTTCTTAGAACCACAACACCGATCAGATACCCTACCTATAATCGCAGTGAGAGCCACTCTACTGGCTTCTTTTTCCGTACAAATCGCGAACTGTATCTTATAACAGCTCGTCACTGCTTGTTCGAATCAGATCGTGGAGGAGTTAGATTCCGCCCCGAAGAGATAGCTATTCGATTGCGAGACAAGAAAGATCATCGAGAATCGCGTACAATGAGGATACCCCTTTATGACGAAAGCGGGGACCGAAATTGGATTGAACCATACCATTACGATGTCGACATTGCCGCATTGCCGCTCGAAATTTCCTTGCGTGAAACAGGAAATACGTCATTTGGAACCTCCCGCCTGAGTAAAGCATATGAGGCGAAAAATGTCGCTGTACCCGGTGATTCAGCTATCGTTGCCGGATATCCTGTGGTAAACGCCGGTTCATACTCCCCAATACTACGGAATGCGCTGATATCTAGTGCCTTAGATGTGGATTATGACAAACAGCCATATTTCCTGATAGACTCACAGTTGCACGAAGGAACGAGCGGGAGCCCAGTTCTTGTACGAAAAACAGACCGGAATGACAATATCGCGTTTCATGTTATTGGGGTACATTCCGGGCAACACGATGTGAGCGTTCCGGGAGGTGAAAATCTAAATCGAGTGTGGTTTCTCAAACATTTGCGGATTAGGCTAAACGATTTCGAGCCCGACCTTACTGATCTCTTCTGA
- a CDS encoding 30S ribosomal protein S15 encodes MARMHTRRRGSSGSDNPAADEPPEWSDVDAEDVEERVVELAEQGHDPSVIGLKLRDEGVKGTPVPNVKLATGKKVTEILEEHDAGNDLPEDLRNLMSRAVRLREHMEENQQDAQNKRALQNTESKIRRLVDYYRGDELDEEFTYSYDVAVDLLEDDA; translated from the coding sequence ATGGCACGAATGCACACCCGCCGTCGAGGGTCGTCCGGTTCGGACAACCCCGCGGCAGACGAACCCCCGGAGTGGAGCGACGTGGACGCCGAAGACGTCGAGGAACGCGTCGTCGAGCTGGCCGAACAGGGTCACGACCCGAGCGTCATCGGCCTGAAGCTGCGCGACGAAGGCGTGAAGGGCACGCCCGTCCCGAACGTGAAGCTCGCGACCGGCAAGAAGGTGACCGAGATCCTCGAGGAGCACGACGCCGGCAACGACCTCCCCGAGGACCTCCGGAACCTCATGTCCCGCGCGGTCCGCCTGCGTGAGCACATGGAGGAGAACCAGCAGGACGCACAGAACAAGCGCGCGCTCCAGAACACCGAGTCGAAGATCCGTCGCCTGGTCGACTACTACCGCGGCGACGAACTCGACGAGGAGTTCACCTACAGCTACGACGTCGCTGTCGACCTCCTCGAGGACGACGCGTAA
- a CDS encoding zinc ribbon domain-containing protein: MRFCPICGAQLQVRTPYGSGIARRVCPECDGGDGR, translated from the coding sequence GTGAGATTCTGTCCGATCTGCGGCGCTCAGCTCCAAGTCCGCACCCCTTACGGATCCGGGATCGCCCGCCGCGTCTGTCCCGAGTGCGACGGAGGTGACGGACGGTGA
- a CDS encoding exonuclease RecJ, with translation MSTAADAPTDADPERVASALSTAEFVRIYPRPTGDALAAAGVLARALDARDTAFQVRATRDEAIPDGDGSALALGWTPPNATGIPSGSRPVSAVAADVADAVGVEPDPIVGLAGVVAAGTVPGEGASGSLLEEAERRGVVDRRPGVAVPTADLADGLAHSTRIWTPYSGDPDAARELLADLGIDTGSDGAAEIDEDAHRRLASAVALDATADAPDRAVSAVERALRPYATSTGPFETLGGHADVFDALARERPGLGVALALGADVTDAALSTWRDHAGRVHAALADPTTGRYDGAFVVRVEASPADAPALATAARLVREYASPEPVALVVSDDAAAAAGDGAADTIAALQAGVEATTDADPDDASAGDTDRAEETNRDGDSVDVFGDDRLGEARFAGGDVQAFIGAFREALR, from the coding sequence GTGTCCACCGCCGCCGACGCGCCGACCGACGCCGACCCCGAACGGGTAGCCTCGGCGCTGTCAACGGCCGAGTTCGTCCGGATCTACCCCCGGCCGACCGGCGACGCGCTCGCCGCGGCGGGGGTGCTCGCCCGCGCGCTCGACGCGCGCGACACGGCGTTCCAGGTCCGCGCCACGCGCGACGAGGCGATCCCCGACGGCGACGGGAGCGCGCTCGCGCTGGGCTGGACCCCGCCGAACGCGACGGGCATCCCGTCGGGTTCGCGTCCGGTGTCGGCCGTCGCGGCCGACGTCGCCGACGCGGTCGGCGTCGAGCCGGACCCGATCGTCGGGCTGGCCGGCGTCGTCGCCGCCGGAACCGTCCCGGGCGAGGGCGCCAGCGGGAGCCTGCTGGAGGAGGCCGAACGCCGGGGCGTCGTCGACCGACGCCCGGGCGTCGCGGTCCCCACGGCGGATCTCGCCGACGGGCTCGCACACTCGACGCGGATCTGGACGCCGTACTCCGGCGATCCGGACGCCGCTCGCGAGCTGCTCGCCGACCTCGGCATCGACACGGGCTCCGATGGAGCCGCCGAGATCGACGAGGACGCCCATCGACGACTCGCCTCTGCGGTCGCGCTCGATGCGACCGCCGACGCGCCTGATAGGGCTGTGTCGGCCGTCGAGCGGGCGCTGCGCCCGTACGCGACGTCGACCGGGCCGTTCGAGACGCTCGGCGGTCACGCCGACGTGTTCGACGCGCTCGCTCGCGAGCGCCCGGGCCTCGGCGTGGCGCTGGCGCTGGGCGCGGACGTGACCGACGCGGCGCTGTCGACGTGGCGCGACCACGCCGGTCGCGTCCACGCGGCGCTCGCGGACCCGACGACGGGCCGATACGACGGCGCGTTCGTCGTCCGCGTGGAGGCGTCGCCCGCGGACGCGCCGGCGCTGGCGACCGCCGCGCGACTCGTCCGCGAGTACGCCTCGCCCGAGCCGGTCGCGCTCGTGGTCTCCGACGACGCCGCGGCCGCCGCCGGCGACGGCGCGGCCGACACGATCGCCGCGCTTCAAGCCGGCGTCGAGGCGACGACGGACGCGGATCCGGACGACGCGAGCGCCGGCGATACGGACCGCGCCGAGGAGACGAACCGCGACGGCGACTCGGTCGACGTGTTCGGCGACGACCGCCTCGGCGAGGCACGCTTCGCCGGCGGCGACGTACAGGCGTTCATCGGCGCGTTCAGGGAGGCCCTGCGATGA
- a CDS encoding DNA cytosine methyltransferase produces the protein MKRCLDLFAGLGGFSAAFEDADGWQVTTVDIAERFDPDVQADVMDLRPADLPNADVVLASPPCTQFSIAASRYERFRDGEPQTEDAREAVALVYHTIGLIKSLSPDYWFLENPQGYLRQVLGRPTGRVTYCQYGTAWMKPTDLWGDHPPGMVYRSCSYGDDCHAYNTDQAHGGKGNARDEWRDDMGDIVRDPAERAKVPYQLSESILRAVEGRSKQRSLSGVNV, from the coding sequence ATGAAGCGGTGCCTCGACCTGTTCGCCGGTCTCGGTGGCTTCAGCGCCGCCTTCGAGGACGCCGACGGTTGGCAAGTCACGACTGTCGACATCGCGGAGCGGTTCGACCCGGACGTTCAGGCTGACGTGATGGACCTACGACCGGCGGACCTTCCGAACGCTGACGTTGTTCTTGCCAGTCCACCGTGTACGCAGTTCTCGATCGCCGCGAGCCGGTACGAACGCTTCCGTGACGGTGAACCGCAGACAGAGGACGCCCGCGAGGCCGTCGCTCTCGTCTACCACACGATCGGGCTGATCAAGTCGCTGTCACCCGACTACTGGTTCCTCGAAAACCCGCAGGGGTACCTCCGGCAAGTGCTGGGACGGCCGACCGGCCGCGTCACCTACTGCCAGTACGGAACCGCGTGGATGAAACCGACCGACCTCTGGGGCGACCATCCACCGGGTATGGTCTATCGTTCGTGCTCCTACGGCGACGACTGCCACGCCTACAACACCGACCAGGCACACGGCGGGAAAGGGAACGCCCGCGACGAGTGGCGGGATGACATGGGCGACATAGTCCGGGATCCGGCCGAACGCGCGAAGGTTCCCTACCAGCTCTCGGAGTCGATCCTCCGCGCCGTCGAGGGGCGGAGCAAGCAGCGATCGCTCTCGGGGGTGAACGTATGA